One stretch of Rosistilla oblonga DNA includes these proteins:
- a CDS encoding BBP7 family outer membrane beta-barrel protein: protein MVFAALLRRPLRASLALTVSMLLPLPVVAAAETEHGLAAQRASDSDAATLSAAGTSKTVGPANVNHLPTADLAASQQRVRQPIAYQSRVQRPAHFDSTSIPHLTKLDPQGLENHILSEQQLQALFAATRSRDLSAALAPAPQGLLPAVPCQASSPCPSENPHVATNSQVEVNPHVAANPPVAANPYLATNAVQPNADQSPTLISSPQFEADTLPSIAMVSSRRPQMIVDVPCSPRFWADAELLSIWVRGDSLPTLLTTSPLGTAAADAGQMGLPTTSSMFGGGRSDSDARLGVRFSVGRWLMRADQIAIEMDYAFLGHADATHVFSSAGNPMLARPFYDANPGVDGEAADLIAFDTLTEGQVAIDTHSELYSGGVGMRAVALRWSDPMIGRRVDWLSGFRYFRLAESVRIGDHRTATATHDSPYGSLDAGTTVDSFDLFKTENDFYGFDMGVAARQMLGRWSLQSHAKIALGVNHQGIEMAGQRTIAPLVGAATTQRGGLLTGEDNLGGTSRQRFAVIPETRIEAGYQLTAHLRASIGYQFLYLSDAVRPGAQIDRAANSTMLNSAVAAAGPSRPSQRYETEGVYVHGGTFGLELNY from the coding sequence ATGGTATTTGCTGCTCTTTTGCGTCGCCCGCTCCGCGCCTCGCTGGCATTAACTGTTTCGATGTTGCTGCCGCTGCCAGTTGTTGCTGCTGCGGAGACCGAACACGGCTTGGCGGCTCAGCGAGCGTCCGACTCTGACGCTGCCACGCTCTCCGCCGCGGGGACGTCGAAAACCGTGGGGCCGGCAAATGTGAACCATCTTCCGACCGCTGATCTTGCCGCCAGCCAGCAGCGGGTTCGGCAGCCAATCGCCTATCAATCGCGTGTGCAGCGGCCGGCCCATTTCGATTCCACCTCGATCCCACATCTAACCAAGCTCGATCCGCAGGGTTTGGAGAATCACATTCTCAGCGAACAGCAGCTGCAAGCGTTGTTTGCCGCGACGCGCAGCCGAGATCTTTCGGCCGCGTTGGCTCCGGCACCGCAAGGTCTGCTGCCTGCGGTCCCCTGCCAGGCGTCGAGTCCATGTCCGTCAGAGAATCCGCACGTCGCGACAAATTCACAAGTTGAGGTGAACCCGCACGTTGCGGCAAATCCACCGGTCGCGGCGAATCCTTATCTGGCCACCAATGCCGTTCAACCTAATGCGGATCAATCGCCAACGCTCATTTCATCGCCACAGTTCGAGGCCGACACTCTCCCTTCGATCGCGATGGTTTCGTCGAGGCGGCCGCAGATGATCGTCGACGTTCCCTGCTCGCCACGCTTTTGGGCCGACGCCGAACTGCTGTCGATCTGGGTGCGAGGCGACAGCCTGCCGACGCTTCTTACAACCAGTCCCTTGGGAACCGCGGCTGCCGATGCGGGGCAGATGGGGCTGCCGACAACGTCTTCGATGTTTGGTGGCGGACGCAGCGATTCGGACGCTCGGCTGGGAGTTCGATTTAGCGTCGGGCGTTGGCTGATGCGAGCCGATCAGATCGCGATCGAGATGGACTATGCATTCTTGGGGCACGCCGATGCGACTCATGTTTTCAGCTCCGCCGGAAATCCGATGTTGGCCCGTCCCTTCTACGATGCCAATCCGGGCGTCGATGGCGAAGCTGCCGATCTGATTGCTTTTGATACGCTGACCGAGGGTCAGGTGGCGATCGATACCCACAGCGAACTGTATAGTGGTGGCGTTGGGATGCGAGCGGTGGCGCTGCGATGGAGCGATCCGATGATCGGCCGCCGCGTCGATTGGTTGTCTGGCTTCCGCTACTTCCGGCTGGCCGAGTCGGTGCGGATCGGCGACCATCGGACAGCGACAGCAACGCACGACAGCCCCTATGGTTCGCTCGACGCGGGGACGACCGTCGACAGTTTTGATCTCTTCAAAACCGAAAACGATTTTTACGGATTCGATATGGGAGTGGCCGCTCGCCAGATGCTGGGCCGTTGGTCTTTGCAGTCGCATGCCAAGATCGCGTTGGGCGTGAATCATCAGGGGATCGAAATGGCGGGGCAGCGAACGATCGCGCCGCTGGTCGGCGCGGCGACAACCCAGCGAGGCGGCTTGCTGACCGGCGAAGACAATCTCGGCGGGACTTCGCGACAACGCTTTGCCGTGATTCCCGAAACGCGAATCGAAGCCGGATACCAGCTGACGGCTCACCTGCGAGCTTCGATCGGTTACCAGTTTCTGTATCTCAGCGACGCGGTGCGACCGGGAGCTCAGATCGATCGGGCGGCCAATAGCACGATGTTGAATTCAGCGGTTGCCGCTGCGGGGCCCAGCCGCCCCAGCCAACGCTATGAAACCGAAGGCGTCTACGTTCATGGCGGAACGTTTGGTTTGGAGCTGAACTATTGA
- a CDS encoding C45 family autoproteolytic acyltransferase/hydolase, whose protein sequence is MIILDVARWRLAFLGLLCSLAVPVAAAKPSADPNSLTQRLDPLFEILSGRDAQFSVTVEGQLPIDGKNQSIQLQLTRYDDQAFDLIANHPEYAVSIRRRQEATSLALPKHGVVYIGSGAVDSEDHLVPKAIVPRLVGSGCEIAPYLGLLASGDAKSTLALLSNFVEIKRTDSGWTIGGDVLITALENDPNTLQVSSGDSNATIRVAEPAEMAAIDAWPGMRSESIDRSELELHLARGARRAMEVLMPSRELTSAVEHPQTVDHGELRYVDGQRLVLLWGTPEQIGRAHGQLLRDESQRCIDSVLYAFGTVQTVLTGRWFRDDLEKAYVRLKPHIPADHLTETRALAQSLGQDPKTLEALNVFPELFHCSGFALFDSATVDGKLYHGRVLDYMTTIGLQDCATTFVVSVDGKIPFANVGYAAFTGSVSGMNDQSISLGEMGGKGEGQWDGAPMATLMRRALEECSTLAQVEKLWTDSPRTCEYYYVFADGKTNEAVGVAATPDSIEFIRPGEGHPLLGEGIADSLLLSAGGRLDTLRSRVQENHGKFDAEKSMWLMSRPVAMASNLHNVLFIPADGVFYVANADHKRPAAERPYVRFDLKKLLAPAADNRTAVASP, encoded by the coding sequence ATGATAATCTTAGACGTGGCTCGTTGGCGGCTGGCTTTCCTGGGTCTGCTGTGCTCTCTTGCGGTTCCTGTCGCCGCCGCGAAACCCTCCGCCGATCCCAACAGCTTGACCCAGCGTTTGGATCCGTTGTTCGAAATCCTTTCGGGCCGCGACGCGCAGTTTTCGGTGACCGTCGAGGGGCAGTTGCCGATCGATGGCAAGAACCAATCGATTCAATTGCAGCTGACCCGCTACGACGATCAAGCGTTCGACTTGATCGCCAACCATCCCGAATACGCGGTCTCGATCCGCCGCCGCCAAGAAGCGACATCGCTTGCGTTGCCGAAGCACGGCGTGGTCTACATCGGCAGCGGCGCGGTCGACAGCGAAGATCATCTGGTTCCCAAAGCGATCGTCCCACGTTTGGTTGGATCGGGCTGCGAGATCGCTCCCTATCTTGGACTGCTCGCCAGCGGTGACGCCAAGTCGACGCTCGCGCTGCTGTCGAACTTTGTCGAAATCAAACGGACCGATAGCGGGTGGACGATCGGTGGCGATGTCCTGATCACCGCGTTGGAAAACGATCCGAACACGCTGCAAGTTTCAAGCGGCGACAGCAACGCGACGATCCGCGTTGCAGAGCCTGCGGAGATGGCGGCGATCGATGCTTGGCCCGGGATGCGGTCGGAGTCGATCGATCGCAGCGAGTTGGAATTGCATCTGGCTCGCGGCGCCCGCCGTGCGATGGAAGTCTTGATGCCGTCGCGCGAATTAACCTCCGCTGTTGAACATCCCCAAACCGTCGATCATGGCGAACTGCGGTACGTCGATGGGCAGCGATTGGTTTTGTTGTGGGGCACGCCCGAACAGATCGGCCGCGCCCACGGGCAACTGCTGCGCGATGAATCGCAGCGCTGTATCGATTCGGTCCTGTACGCCTTTGGCACCGTGCAAACCGTGCTGACGGGCCGTTGGTTCCGCGACGATCTGGAAAAAGCTTACGTGCGGCTGAAACCACACATCCCAGCGGATCATCTGACGGAAACCCGAGCTCTTGCGCAGAGTTTGGGCCAAGATCCCAAGACCTTGGAAGCCTTAAACGTCTTTCCAGAACTGTTCCATTGCTCGGGCTTCGCTCTTTTTGATTCGGCGACCGTCGATGGCAAGCTCTACCACGGCCGCGTGTTGGACTACATGACAACGATCGGACTGCAGGACTGTGCGACGACCTTTGTCGTTTCGGTCGATGGCAAGATCCCGTTCGCAAACGTTGGCTACGCAGCCTTCACCGGTAGCGTCAGTGGGATGAACGATCAATCGATCTCGCTGGGTGAGATGGGCGGCAAGGGCGAAGGGCAATGGGACGGCGCTCCTATGGCTACCTTGATGCGTCGGGCGTTGGAAGAGTGTTCGACGCTCGCCCAAGTGGAAAAGCTGTGGACCGATAGCCCGCGAACCTGCGAGTACTATTACGTCTTCGCCGACGGGAAAACCAACGAAGCGGTTGGCGTGGCTGCGACTCCCGATTCGATCGAATTCATCCGCCCCGGCGAAGGGCATCCTCTGTTGGGCGAAGGGATCGCCGATTCGCTGCTGTTGTCGGCGGGAGGTCGCTTGGATACGCTGCGGTCGCGTGTGCAAGAGAACCACGGCAAGTTTGATGCCGAGAAGTCGATGTGGTTGATGAGCCGACCGGTTGCGATGGCGTCGAATCTGCACAACGTCCTGTTCATTCCCGCCGACGGCGTCTTTTATGTCGCCAACGCCGATCACAAGCGTCCAGCGGCAGAGCGACCCTACGTGCGGTTCGACTTGAAGAAACTGTTGGCTCCCGCAGCGGATAACCGCACCGCCGTGGCCAGTCCATAA
- a CDS encoding PVC-type heme-binding CxxCH protein produces MSHLFRTVPFAVALLLSQPCFAQQEAVRGNKPLSPEDSAAQFEIHPDVQIQLVASEPQVIDPVATAFDEQGRLWVVEMRDYPLGPDEGQPPQSRIQVLRDRDGDGFYEHATTFAKELVFPTGIQPWRGGVIVTLAGKVMFMADTDGDDVCDLQETWFEGFMQENTQLRANHPSLMVNNQIHVSNGLRGGTVQSTDKRWGPAAGQPDPLPLQGKDFAFDALGGTFTGMPGNGQFGFSEDDFGNIFLCTNRNPCIHVALTGEIIASDPWLTPRDAVHDAVIAGEASRVYSLAQAWTTSNLHAGQFTAACGVHVFGGTGLPGDMLNNAFTCEPTGYLVQRQVMRPDGLTFAAKRGREEVEFLASHDAWFRPVNLNSGPDGALYVVDMYRAVIEHPQFVPEELKNRPDQRWGTDRGRIWRVTSKAANGQNVASVDWSNADAATLVNALDHPNRWHRRTAQRLILEQLTSDSSAFVADLQSAATAAKTPAARVRALWLLDAISKQADADAAAVAGLQDLLVDVVQKDQDVRVRRQAVELLSAENPKLSAALQSAIATDDPVLQAVAWRRLVMTTAKPAPVPAALLKAACSDDLLRAYLMVPAVDGQCVQTALLLDLLKQRESLGDQSIDRLAMELSRRVGFYGSPDEIAKVLDQAGADRLGMQIVRGLHEGVVRARRNWSKSIASDGQLHPGFVRIQAYAKSIAEDDAATAAARTDALSIVRLDRSDETTKMLVALFESDAPTAVRSSAIDGLAASGDPDFATRILSDPGRLPPALLRTCVSALLRRADWTAAMLDSLEAGSLAPAAMDLSQTNRLRNHSNKELAGRARKLLASLSADRQAVIDRYRKAMAGEGNSNAGKLIFTQQCAACHVMQGKGHAVGPDISDSRTKTPEQLLVSILNPGAAIDANYFRYTVVTIDGQVQDGLLVEETANAITLKQAEGKMTTIDREDIDQARTTSVSLMPEGFEQQISPEQMRDLIAYIKNWRYLSGAVPGVATGD; encoded by the coding sequence ATGTCCCACCTGTTCAGAACCGTTCCGTTCGCTGTTGCGCTATTGCTATCTCAGCCCTGTTTCGCTCAACAGGAAGCTGTCCGCGGTAACAAACCGCTGTCGCCTGAAGACTCGGCCGCCCAGTTCGAAATTCACCCCGATGTCCAAATCCAATTGGTCGCCAGCGAACCGCAGGTGATCGATCCGGTTGCGACCGCATTCGACGAACAAGGTCGGTTGTGGGTCGTCGAAATGCGAGACTATCCACTGGGGCCAGATGAGGGCCAACCGCCTCAGTCGCGGATCCAAGTTCTCCGCGATCGCGACGGCGATGGCTTCTATGAGCATGCGACTACGTTCGCCAAGGAACTGGTTTTCCCGACCGGTATTCAACCGTGGCGCGGCGGCGTGATCGTCACCCTGGCTGGCAAGGTGATGTTTATGGCCGACACCGATGGCGATGACGTCTGCGATTTGCAAGAGACTTGGTTCGAAGGGTTTATGCAGGAGAACACGCAACTGCGAGCCAACCATCCGTCATTGATGGTTAACAATCAGATACACGTGTCCAATGGACTCCGCGGTGGAACCGTCCAGAGCACCGACAAGCGTTGGGGCCCCGCCGCCGGACAACCCGATCCGTTGCCGCTGCAAGGCAAAGACTTCGCCTTCGATGCGTTGGGGGGCACGTTCACGGGGATGCCAGGCAACGGCCAGTTTGGTTTCTCCGAAGACGACTTCGGCAACATCTTTTTGTGCACCAACCGCAACCCCTGCATCCACGTCGCGCTTACTGGCGAGATCATCGCCAGCGACCCGTGGCTGACTCCCCGCGACGCGGTTCACGATGCGGTTATCGCCGGTGAAGCCTCCCGCGTTTATTCGTTGGCTCAAGCCTGGACGACTTCAAATCTGCACGCTGGCCAATTCACGGCCGCCTGCGGTGTGCACGTCTTTGGCGGCACGGGGCTGCCGGGCGATATGCTGAACAATGCGTTCACCTGCGAACCGACCGGATACTTGGTTCAGCGTCAGGTGATGCGTCCCGATGGGTTGACCTTTGCCGCGAAACGCGGCCGCGAAGAGGTTGAATTCCTGGCCAGCCACGACGCTTGGTTCCGTCCCGTGAATCTGAACTCGGGTCCCGACGGGGCTCTGTATGTCGTCGACATGTATCGCGCTGTGATCGAGCATCCGCAGTTCGTTCCCGAGGAATTGAAGAACCGTCCCGACCAACGTTGGGGAACCGATCGCGGTCGGATCTGGCGAGTCACCTCCAAAGCGGCCAACGGCCAAAACGTAGCCTCGGTAGACTGGAGTAACGCCGATGCGGCGACCTTGGTCAACGCGTTGGATCATCCGAATCGTTGGCACCGCCGTACCGCTCAACGATTGATCTTAGAGCAACTGACCAGCGATTCGTCGGCCTTCGTTGCCGATCTGCAATCCGCCGCCACCGCTGCTAAAACTCCCGCGGCCCGAGTCCGCGCGTTGTGGTTGCTCGATGCCATTAGCAAGCAGGCCGATGCCGATGCTGCCGCCGTTGCGGGGCTTCAAGATTTGTTGGTCGATGTGGTCCAAAAGGATCAAGACGTCCGCGTTCGTCGCCAAGCTGTCGAGCTGTTGTCCGCTGAGAATCCCAAACTGTCCGCGGCACTGCAGAGTGCGATTGCGACCGACGATCCGGTTCTACAAGCGGTCGCATGGCGGCGGTTGGTAATGACGACGGCGAAGCCCGCACCGGTTCCGGCGGCGCTCTTGAAAGCAGCCTGTTCGGACGATTTGCTGCGTGCGTATCTGATGGTCCCCGCGGTCGATGGGCAATGCGTCCAGACGGCGTTGCTGTTGGATCTGTTGAAGCAGCGGGAATCGCTGGGAGACCAATCGATCGATCGGCTGGCGATGGAACTCTCGCGACGGGTCGGCTTTTACGGCTCGCCCGACGAAATCGCCAAGGTGTTGGATCAAGCCGGCGCCGACCGATTGGGAATGCAGATCGTGCGAGGCTTGCACGAAGGCGTCGTTCGCGCTCGCAGGAATTGGAGCAAGAGTATCGCCAGCGACGGGCAACTGCATCCTGGATTTGTTCGCATTCAAGCGTATGCCAAATCGATCGCCGAGGATGACGCGGCGACCGCGGCCGCTCGGACCGATGCGTTGAGCATCGTCCGTTTGGATCGCTCTGACGAAACGACCAAGATGCTTGTCGCGTTGTTTGAATCCGACGCACCGACCGCGGTTCGCAGCAGTGCGATCGACGGCCTGGCAGCTTCGGGAGACCCGGACTTTGCCACCCGTATCCTCAGCGATCCCGGTCGCTTGCCACCGGCGCTGTTGCGCACGTGTGTTTCGGCGCTGTTGCGTCGTGCCGACTGGACCGCCGCGATGCTCGATTCGTTGGAAGCCGGCAGCTTGGCTCCCGCGGCGATGGATCTCTCGCAGACCAATCGCTTGCGAAATCACAGCAACAAGGAATTGGCGGGCCGAGCTCGCAAGCTGCTCGCTTCGCTTTCGGCCGACCGGCAAGCTGTGATCGATCGCTACCGCAAAGCGATGGCTGGCGAAGGCAATTCGAATGCGGGCAAGCTGATCTTCACCCAACAGTGCGCTGCCTGTCACGTGATGCAAGGCAAGGGGCACGCGGTCGGACCCGATATTTCGGACAGCCGCACCAAGACGCCTGAACAGTTGCTGGTTTCGATTTTGAATCCGGGTGCCGCGATCGATGCGAACTACTTCCGCTACACCGTCGTCACGATCGATGGTCAAGTGCAAGACGGCCTGCTGGTCGAAGAGACCGCCAACGCGATCACGTTGAAACAGGCCGAAGGGAAAATGACAACGATCGACCGCGAGGATATCGATCAGGCGCGCACGACAAGCGTCTCGCTGATGCCAGAGGGATTTGAACAACAGATCAGTCCCGAACAGATGCGCGATCTGATCGCCTACATCAAGAACTGGCGTTACCTTTCCGGGGCGGTCCCCGGCGTAGCGACCGGCGATTGA
- a CDS encoding nucleoside deaminase: MLNISLPSWVSRQIAEEPTHFETLEARMALVIRYSQTNFRNETGGPFAAGVFEKSSGRLVALGVNRVVPCNASIAHAEMVALTLAQQTLQTYDLGASDQPEHQLVVNGRPCAMCFGAIPWSGIRSLAIGASGLKIEAITGFDEGPIHPNWQHELQRRGIEVIEEVLADRACEVFEEFAASGGRTYNGRGNEAAD; this comes from the coding sequence ATGTTGAACATTTCGCTCCCCTCGTGGGTATCGCGACAGATCGCTGAAGAACCGACGCATTTTGAAACGCTCGAAGCGCGGATGGCGTTGGTGATTCGGTATTCACAGACCAACTTCCGCAACGAGACCGGTGGTCCGTTTGCGGCGGGAGTCTTCGAAAAGTCGAGCGGCCGGCTGGTCGCACTCGGCGTCAATCGCGTGGTTCCCTGCAACGCTTCGATCGCGCACGCCGAGATGGTCGCCCTCACGTTGGCTCAGCAAACGCTGCAGACTTACGACTTAGGGGCCAGCGATCAACCGGAACATCAATTGGTCGTCAACGGTCGGCCGTGCGCGATGTGTTTTGGCGCGATCCCCTGGTCGGGAATTCGTTCGCTGGCGATCGGGGCATCGGGCCTGAAGATCGAAGCGATCACCGGCTTTGACGAGGGGCCGATCCATCCCAATTGGCAGCACGAATTGCAGCGGCGTGGGATCGAGGTGATCGAAGAGGTGCTGGCCGATCGGGCTTGCGAGGTGTTTGAGGAATTTGCAGCCTCGGGCGGTCGCACCTACAACGGCCGCGGGAACGAAGCAGCGGATTGA
- a CDS encoding dihydrodipicolinate synthase family protein translates to MQTTPVTYENLRDSIIAVPPLCRDADYRICKTENEKLVRHIEAGGVSSLLYGGNANLYHVRVSEYAQMLEMLSEIAGDKTLVVPSVGPAYGLMMDQADLLRDTKFPTVMVLPADAVMTESGLLRGFRHFVEAIGRPAVLYIKREGYITPEGAAKLVDDGLVSFIKYAIVRDDPAVDPFLDQLVDCVDRKLIVSGIGEQPAIVHLKQFGITGFTSGCVCVAPGLSQQMLQALYADDVEKAESIRKTFLPLEDLRNGINPIRVLHQAVASAGIAATGPQIPLLDEIDPSRVEEIRVAATELLAAAK, encoded by the coding sequence ATGCAAACGACTCCCGTAACTTACGAAAACCTTCGCGATTCGATCATCGCCGTTCCCCCGCTGTGCCGCGACGCCGACTACCGCATCTGTAAGACCGAAAACGAGAAGCTGGTTCGACACATCGAAGCCGGCGGAGTCAGTTCGCTGCTGTACGGCGGCAACGCAAATCTGTACCACGTCCGCGTCAGCGAATACGCTCAGATGTTGGAGATGCTCTCGGAGATCGCTGGCGACAAAACGTTGGTCGTCCCGTCGGTTGGACCCGCGTACGGATTGATGATGGATCAAGCCGACCTGTTGCGCGATACCAAGTTCCCGACCGTGATGGTTCTGCCCGCCGATGCGGTGATGACCGAATCGGGATTGCTGCGCGGCTTCCGCCACTTTGTCGAAGCGATCGGTCGCCCCGCGGTTTTGTATATCAAACGCGAAGGCTACATCACGCCCGAAGGGGCGGCGAAGTTGGTCGACGACGGTTTGGTTTCGTTCATCAAATACGCGATCGTTCGCGACGATCCCGCGGTCGATCCATTCTTGGACCAATTGGTCGATTGCGTCGATCGCAAGCTGATCGTCAGCGGAATCGGCGAGCAACCAGCGATCGTCCATCTGAAGCAGTTCGGGATTACCGGTTTCACCTCGGGCTGCGTTTGCGTCGCTCCCGGATTGTCGCAGCAGATGCTTCAAGCTCTTTACGCCGACGACGTCGAGAAAGCTGAATCGATCCGCAAGACGTTTCTTCCGTTGGAGGATTTGCGGAACGGGATCAATCCGATCCGAGTCCTGCATCAAGCTGTCGCTTCGGCTGGGATCGCTGCAACCGGACCGCAGATTCCGCTGTTGGACGAGATCGATCCAAGCCGAGTCGAAGAAATTCGCGTCGCCGCAACCGAATTGCTTGCCGCGGCAAAGTAG